The segment CGCGGGCATGTTGAGCGCAAGAACCTTGCCGCCCTCGATCAGGTCGCTGAGCGGCGGCAGTCGGCGGCGGAGCCCCGGCATGGGCTGGACATCCGGTGCGCCCTCCCCATCGTCGGTCCGCTTGGCCGGGGCATCGTCCCCCGGCGGAAGCGGGCAGAACACGGCGGCCACGTCCGGCTGGTCGAAGAGCGAGAGGAAGACGCTGATCCCCTCGACGATCGAGGTGCGGAGCTTGGCGTCGAGCGCCATCCAGTCGTGCAGGTACCATCGTTCGATGGCCTGCACCTGCTCGGCGTACTCGCTGCCTGCGGCGCCGGAGACCGGCTCCGTCCGGTGTTCGACCTTCAGCTCCGCGAGCAGCGCGGCGCGGTCCGGATCGAGGCGGCAGGCCACCTTGCCGGTGCCCGCCATTTCCCAGCCCCAGTCCTCCAGCGCCTGCCTGTGCGCGTTCAGATCCTTGGCGGCGATGACGGCCCGCATGGGGCATAGCCGCAGGGCGCGGGCCTTCGCCTCGCCGATCTTCTCGGCGAAGAGCTCGGCGTCCACCGTGCAGCGGTAGATGTCCTGGAGGGTGACCCAGCCCACCGGCAGCAGCCGATGCAGCTCGACGATCCACCGGACGAGGTTCGTGTACGCCTGTTGCCAGAACGGTTCGCGGGACTTGCCGAAGAGCTGGTTGATGAGGGAGGCCACGCCGTAGGCCATCGAGTAGGAGTCGAGGAGCGGGTCGTCGAGCGGGTTCCACTGGAGCGAGCCGCCGAGCCCGATCTCCAGGTAGTCGTCCCCGCGCCCGGCGTCTTTGACGATCCGCCTCACCTGATGACAGAAGTCCCCTTTGACTTCGAGCACGAGCGCGCCCGCGCGGCGGCCGGGATCGTCGGCTTGCCAGGAGAGGAGCTGCCGCGCGAAGGGGTACATGCACGCGGTCGTCTTGCCGGTGCCGACCGCTCCGACGACGAGCATGCCGGTGTAGAGCCCCTTTTCGGGGATCACGAGCCAGGAGGGCCGCACGCTCTCGGTGGCCGCGGTT is part of the Candidatus Palauibacter soopunensis genome and harbors:
- a CDS encoding type IV secretion system DNA-binding domain-containing protein; translated protein: MRPWTLVLIGVALMALAWRAFLAPFPGPGGNPYLDLIADRDPGLHRAIHLWHFMAPGVAVFLAGSIALSVSRVWMRPLARGRNRGRLPAWPTSPADDAPSLVIGELHHPTAATESVRPSWLVIPEKGLYTGMLVVGAVGTGKTTACMYPFARQLLSWQADDPGRRAGALVLEVKGDFCHQVRRIVKDAGRGDDYLEIGLGGSLQWNPLDDPLLDSYSMAYGVASLINQLFGKSREPFWQQAYTNLVRWIVELHRLLPVGWVTLQDIYRCTVDAELFAEKIGEAKARALRLCPMRAVIAAKDLNAHRQALEDWGWEMAGTGKVACRLDPDRAALLAELKVEHRTEPVSGAAGSEYAEQVQAIERWYLHDWMALDAKLRTSIVEGISVFLSLFDQPDVAAVFCPLPPGDDAPAKRTDDGEGAPDVQPMPGLRRRLPPLSDLIEGGKVLALNMPAGANPALARAIGVLLKNAWMQALLRRPAEAARRPERYMRPAVFICDEYQAFATVGQDDPSGDEKAFALTRQCRCVPVVATQSISSLRSVLPSGEAWRTLVQTLRTRIFLSLSDEASAKIASEMCGSVMKTQASYTFTETTGRPEFSLLSGRAGGGRGTIGASKSFRRQREPVFTPREFGLLANYQAVCLPYDGVKSLPATRVYLKPHYLPRTQGYWRQREEGRI